From the Toxotes jaculatrix isolate fToxJac2 chromosome 15, fToxJac2.pri, whole genome shotgun sequence genome, one window contains:
- the serpine3 gene encoding probable serpin E3, translating into MCRLPVASLFICFWLVERSHCSGSLQDSMGELHTRFAVSLYQTLTETENNSNLIMSPVSVSLSLGLLQLGARGTTLAQLEGTLGYNVNDAQVQDFLLHSQGDMSNTSQGTWLQQTCTLFIQSGVQLLSEFTQHAAAWANASVVRANFSRPNHIRSQAERSGHNHDETGPLQSGSSSGELSGSGEAQADALWWGHRLQMTLVNTVAFRGVWQKQFLYTNTQNLPFTLSDGSTIKVPMMYQATEASFGQFRTASDQRYTVLELPYLGRSLSLQVVLPSERKTPLSSLDSQLIARQLASWDTGLRRTKMDIFLPRFRMHNRFNLRSVLPAMGISDAFNPTAADFTGISVEEGLYVSDAFHEVRIEVTEDGTKAAAATAMVLLKRSRAPVFKADRPFLFLLRHINTGSVLFMGRVMNPADQAP; encoded by the exons ATGTGTCGCCTGCCAGTGGCTTCGCTCTTCATTTGCTTCTGGTTGGTGGAGAGAAGCCACTGCAGCGGCAGCCTTCAGGACAGCATGGGAGAGCTGCACACCAGGTTCGCTGTTAGCCTCTACCAGAcgctcacagagacagagaacaacTCCAACCTGATCATGTCTCCAGTGAGCGTCTCCTTGTCTCTGGGGCTGCTGCAGCTCGGTGCCAGGGGCACCACGCTGGCTCAGCTGGAGGGAACGCTGGGATACAATGTGAACG ATGCCCAGGTACAAGACTTCCTGTTGCACTCACAGGGTGACATGAGCAACACCAGCCAGGGGACGTGGCTGCAGCAGACCTGCACGTTATTCATCCAGAGTGGTGTACAGCTCCTGTCTGAGTTCACGCAACACGCAGCAGCCTGGGCCAACGCCAGTGTGGTCCGAGCCAACTTCAGCCGACCCAACCACATTCGCAGCCAGGCGGAGAGATCGGGGCACAACCATG ATGAGACGGGGCCCCTCCAGTCAGGAAGCAGCAGTGGGGAGCTGTCGGGCTCGGGCGAGGCCCAGGCGGATGCCCTGTGGTGGGGCCACCGGCTGCAGATGACCCTGGTCAACACGGTGGCCTTCAGGGGTGTCTGGCAGAAACAGTTCCTCTACACCAACACCCAGAACCTGCCCTTCACCCTCTCTGATGGGAGTACCATCAAAGTGCCCATGATGTATCAGGCTACAGAGGCCAGCTTTG GTCAGTTCAGGACAGCATCAGACCAGCGCTATACCGTGTTGGAGTTGCCATACCTGGGCCGCTCTCTGAGCCTGCAGGTGGTCCTGCCCAGCGAGAGGAAGACGCCGTTGTCCTCACTTGACTCCCAGCTCATCGCTCGCCAGCTGGCTTCCTGGGACACAGGCCTGCGCAGAACCAAGATGGACATTTTCCTACCCAG GTTCAGAATGCACAACAGGTTTAACCTGAGGTCAGTGCTTCCTGCCATGGGCATCAGTGATGCCTTTAACCCAACTGCTGCTGATTTCACTGGAATATCAG TGGAGGAGGGTCTTTATGTGTCTGATGCCTTCCATGAAGTGAGAATAGAAGTCACAGAAGATGGGACAAAGGCAGCTGCTGCCACAG CTATGGTGCTACTCAAACGATCCCGTGCTCCTGTTTTCAAGGCAGACCGGCCGTTCTTATTTCTGCTACGACACATTAACACAG GATCTGTCTTATTCATGGGCCGAGTGATGAACCCAGCCGACCAAGCTCCCTAA
- the ints6 gene encoding integrator complex subunit 6 produces MPVLLFLIDTSASMNQRTHLGTTYLDIAKGAVETFMKLRGRDPASRGDRYMLVNFEDVPFGIKAGWKESHATFMTELRNLQATGLTTIGHSLRTAFDLLNLNRLVTGIDNYGQGRNPFFLEPAIIIAITDGNKLTSGGGVQDELHLPLTTPLPGSELTKEPFRWDQRLFALVLRIPGNASVEPEPLGGVPPDDSPITPMCEVTGGRSYSVFSQRMLNQCLESLVQKIQSGVVINFEKTGPDPPPLEDAPVEPVKSGPQPWHCCHKLIYVRPNPKTGVPIGHWPIPEAFWPDQNSPTLPPRSAHPHVRFSCLDAEPMVIDKVPFDKYELEPSPLTQYILERKSPHTCWQVFVCNSAKYSDLGQPFGYLKASTALNCVNLFVMPYNYPVLLPLLDDLIKVHKFKPTIKWRQSFENYLKTMPPYYIGSLRKALRIMGAPNLLADSMEYGLSYSVVSYLKKLSQQSKIEYDRLIALIGKKPPPEAGIKVRWRGGGISLAQRRDFIQQLQSLTGDTPTLPMELNPKEFQGFHLALLNKGLKPQSFRNPYDIPRSHLLDQLSRMRRNLLNTSVCTLRGQDSDQFHSVPIGQMGNYQDFLKAAPQPLRDADPEQPKRLHTFGNPFKLDKKGMMIDEADEFVTGPQNKGKRPGDSNNMPGGGPKRRRCMSPLLRLGRAYTPPVTPPASPRPTDMDMSDGAPEPDLIINHLNQNHYGSDSSSDSEADHPSGPANHQENHTSVDPQDLRHRDEEENGRPRVGELPLGSDEGVEVILVEDQPPRYLSPAALKKHIHNETAKVNNELRALITKEIRKPGRHYEKIFLLLKQIQGTLDTRLIFLQNIIKEAARFKKRVLIEQLENFLEEIHNRSSNMNHVDTL; encoded by the exons ATGCCCGTTTTACTTTTTCTGATAGACACGTCCGCTTCAATGAACCAGCGCACCCATCTGGGCACTACCTATCTGGACATAGCAAAAGGCGCTGTTGAGACTTTTATGAAG CTCAGAGGGAGAGATCCGGCGAGCCGAGGGGACCGGTATATGTTGGTAAATTTTGAAGACGTTCCCTTCGGGATAAAG gcTGGGTGGAAGGAGAGCCATGCCACATTCATGACAGAGCTGAGGAACCTCCAAGCAACTGGACTAACAACTATTGGCCATTCCTTGAGGACCGCTTTTGATTTACTCAATCTCAATAGATTAGTGACTGGGATAGACAACTATGGACAG GGAAGGAACCCCTTCTTCCTCGAACCTGCCATCATAATCGCTATCACCGATGGAAACAAGTTGACAAGCGGCGGTGGAGTCCAAGACGAG ctccatctgCCTCTGACCACCCCGCTGCCAGGTAGTGAGCTGACCAAGGAGCCCTTCCGCTGGGACCAGCGTCTGTTTGCTCTGGTGCTGCGGATCCCTGGCAACGCTTCGGTGGAGCCCGAACCCCTCGGAGGCGTCCCACCTGATGATTCTCCCATCACCCCCATGTGTGAGGTCACTGGAG ggcGTTCCTACAGCGTGTTCTCTCAGCGTATGTTGAATCAGTGTTTGGAGTCTCTGGTGCAGAAAATTCAGAGTGGAGTGGTGATAAACTTTGAGAAGACGGGGCCTGACCCTCCTCCACTAGAGG ACGCTCCAGTTGAGCCGGTGAAGTCTGGTCCGCAGCCTTGGCATTGCTGTCACAAGCTGATCTACGTAAGACCAAATCCTAAAACCGGTGTTCCCATCGGTCACTGGCCCATACCCGAGGCCTTCTGGCCGGACCAGAACTCCCCCACCCTG CCCCCACGTTCAGCCCACCCCCACGTACGTTTCTCCTGTCTGGACGCTGAACCCATGGTTATAGACAAGGTGCCCTTCGACAAATATGAGCTGGAGCCTTCACCTCTCACGCAGTACATTTTGGAGAGGAAGTCCCCGCACACCTGCTGGCAG gtGTTTGTATGTAACAGTGCCAAGTACAGCGACCTGGGCCAACCCTTTGGCTACTTGAAGGCCAGCACAGCTCTCAACTGTGTCAACTTGTTTGTGATGCCCTACAACTACCCTGTTCTTCTGCCACTTCTGG atgaCTTGATCAAAGTGCACAAGTTCAAGCCAACCATCAAATGGCGGCAGTCCTTTGAGAACTACCTGAAGACCATGCCTCCATATTATATTGGG TCTTTGAGGAAAGCTCTGAGAATCATGGGAGCACCAAACCTGCTGGCCGACAGTATGGAGTATGGCCTGAGCTACAGCGTGGTCTCCTACCTGAAGAAGCTCAGTCAGCAG TCAAAAATCGAGTACGACCGCCTGATTGCCTTGATTGGTAAAAAGCCACCGCCAGAGGCCGGCATCAAGGTGCGTTGGCGGGGCGGAGGTATATCTCTGGCCCAGCGCAGGGacttcatccagcagctgcagagtctCACAGGAGACACCCCAACTCTGCCTATGGAGCTCAACCCCAAAGAGTTTCAAGGCTTTCACCTGGCATTGCTCAACAAG GGCCTGAAACCTCAGAGCTTTAGAAATCCTTACGACATCCCTcgcagccacctgctggaccAGCTGAGCCGAATGAGGAGAAACCTCCTCAACACCAGCGTCTGTACTCTCAGAGGGCAGGACTCAG ACCAGTTCCACAGCGTGCCAATCGGCCAGATGGGCAACTACCAGGACTTCCTCaaagctgctcctcagcctctTCGAGACGCAGACCCAGAACAGCCCAAACGCCTGCACACATTTGGCAACCCCTTCAAACTGGACAAGAAG GGCATGATGATTGACGAGGCGGATGAGTTTGTCACCGGCCCCCAGAACAAGGGCAAGAGACCAGGGGACAGCAACAACATGCCGGGCGGAGGTCCCAAGAGGCGTCGCTGCATGTCGCCTCTGCTGCGTCTGGGCAGAGCTTACACCCCTCCAGTAACACCCCCCGCCAGCCCACGCCCCACAG ACATGGACATGAGTGATGGAGCACCTGAACCAGACTTGATCATCAACCACCTGAATCAGAACCACTATGGCTCGGACAGTAGCTCGGATTCGGAGGCGGATCATCCGTCAGGGCCTGCCAACCACCAGGAGAACCACACATCCGTGGATCCCCAGGACCTCCGGCACAGGGACGAAGAGGAGAATGGACGACCCCGGGTGGGTGAGCTGCCGCTGGGCAGCGATGAGGGTGTGGAGGTGATTCTGGTGGAGGACCAGCCGCCTCGCTACCTGTCGCCTGCAGCTCTGaagaaacacattcacaacGAGACGGCGAAGGTCAACAACGAGCTGAGGGCACTCATCACCAAGGAGATCAGGAAACCTGGCAGGC actATGAGAAGATCTTCCTCCTCCTAAAGCAGATCCAGGGCACTCTGGACACCCGGCTCATCTTCCTCCAAAACATCATCAAAGAGGCGGCCAG GTTTAAGAAGCGCGTTCTCATCGAGCAGCTGGAAAACTTCCTAGAAGAGATCCACAACAGATCCAGTAACATGAACCATGTGGACACTCTCTGA
- the wdfy2 gene encoding WD repeat and FYVE domain-containing protein 2, with amino-acid sequence MAAEIQPQPQARKPCLLSKIEAFQEVVSTAVIIPKEDGVISVSEDRTIRVWLKRDSGQYWPSVYHTMPSSCSCMSFNPETRRLSVGMDTGSICEFILSEDYNKITPARTYQAHQGRVTVVLFVLEMEWLLSTGQDKNFTWHCSESGQQLGTYRTAAWVSGLQFDVETRHAFVGDQSGQVTILKLEQDSCSLVTTFKGHTGSVTALCWDPAQRVLFSGSSDHSIIMWDIGGRKGTAIELQGHNDKVQGLCYASHTRQLISCSSDGGIVIWNMDVTRQETPEWLDSDSCQKCEQPFFWNFKQMWDSKKIGLRQHHCRKCGQAVCGKCSAKRSTIPLMGFEFEVRVCDSCHESITDEDRAPTATFHDSKHNIVYMHYEPTTGNLLTSGTNKVIKLWDMTPVVS; translated from the exons ATGGCGGCCGAAATTCAGCCCCAACCGCAGGCTCGGAAGCCATGTCTGCTGAGCAAAATCGAGGCTTTCCAAGAGGTTGTGAGCACGGCGGTCATCATCCCCAAAGAAGACGGCGTTATCAGCGTGTCTGAGGACAG GACGATTCGAGTATGGCTGAAGAGAGACAGCGGTCAGTACTGGCCCAGTGTCTACCACACAATGCCAT CGTCGTGCTCCTGTATGTCCTTTAACCCAGAAACCAGGAGGCTGTCAGTGGGGATGGACACTGGAAGTATCTGT GAGTTCATCCTGTCAGAAGACTACAACAAGATTACCCCAGCACGTACCTACCAGg cCCACCAGGGCAGAGTTACAGTGGTGCTGTTTGTCTTGGAGATGGAGTGGCTTCTGAGCACCGGCCAGGACAAAAACTTCACCTGGCACTGCTCAGAGAGTGGCCAGCAGCTGGGGACATATCGCACCGCTGCCTGGGTTTCTGGACTACA GTTCGATGTGGAGACCAGACATGCCTTTGTCGGGGACCAGTCTGGTCAGGTGACCATCCTGAAGCTGGAGCAGGACAGCTGCAGCCTGGTCACCACCTTCAAGGGACACACTG GTAGTGTGACAGCGCTGTGTTGGGACCCGGCCCAGAGGGTACTGTTCTCCGGCAGCTCAGACCATTCCATCATCATGTGGGACATCGGAGGGCGTAAAGGCACCGCCATCGAACTGCAAGGACACAA TGACAAGGTTCAGGGCTTGTGCTACGCCTCACATACTCGTCAGCTCATCTCCTGCAGCTCAGATGGAGGCATCGTCATCTGGAACATGGATGTAACACGACAAGAG accCCAGAGTGGCTGGACAGTGACTCCTGTCAGAAGTGTGAGCAGCCTTTCTTCTGGAATTTCAAACAGATGTGGGACAGTAAGAAGATCGGCCTTCGACAG CACCACTGCAGGAAGTGTGGCCAAGCAGTGTGTGGCAAATGTTCGGCCAAACGCTCCACCATCCCCCTCATGGGCTTCGAGTTcgaggtgcgtgtgtgtgacagctgccACGAGTCCATCACCGACGAGGA TCGAGCGCCCACAGCCACCTTCCACGACAGCAAGCACAACATTGTTTACATGCACTATGAGCCCACCACTGGAAATCTGCTCACCTCTGGCACCAACAAGGTTATCAAG